In the genome of Podospora pseudocomata strain CBS 415.72m chromosome 7, whole genome shotgun sequence, the window TGTgagagtttgggggggaggggttgttgtggaAGTCACTGAGGGCTGCTCAAAGTTGGATATGGGGCAGGCTGTGCTGtcgaagagggtgaggtgcTTTTGAACGTCAGGCATTAATTGGGTTGATTGATGATTCTGTTGAGCAGTGCCACTATATTATGCGTGCATTATTACCTGGGCTGCTGCCCACGGCGTGGTAGGTGAAGTTATCACGAGTTCAACATCGAGGTCGGTGCCAAGCCAGGTACACAATgatcagcagcagcgcctCCGCACTCAGCGGCCCCGTACGGATCCCGGGTGGTGCCGAGCGGGTGGTGATTCCGTGACGGGTGCCACATTTGGAGGAATGCCGATCTATCTAGAACATTATGCAGCTTTATGTGCCAACTGCCAGCCGGCACTTTCTTGACATTTTACAAAAGTTCCCTTGTACACTGCAGCATGTCGAAAGAGTTCAAAAGGACCGAGGGAAGAAATCGAAGAGCACCCGGTAATGACTCGCCAAGAGATGCCGACAAGACCAGACAGCGCCGGTAGGCCGAGTGAGGTGAGGCATCATGGGCATATCGAGAAGTCGCAGTGGCAGAAAAGTTATTTGACCGAGAAAGGCAGGCTGGGAGAAGCCCGGATGTTGCAATCCCCATTCCCCACGGCCAATGTTAAACCGCGTGCGCCACGACTTTGCATTGGGGATGGCCAGGGTAGATTATCAAgcaaccccttttccatcgTCCATGCGCGGGTTGGGTGACTCGGGCGctcggaggagagggacagTTATCCTGTCGATTGACTTGATTGGCGTGGAGTTGGGGGCACAGCATTATCTGGGTGGGTTAGGAACAAAACTCACTGTGTTCCAGATGATCGTATCTCTATCTGTAGAAAATTGAAATTCAAGATAGAGAGAAAAGAGGACCTTACAAGCAGATTGGAAATGGCCCGTGCACAGCTAATGTCCGGGCTGCAGGAGAAAGCCCAAGTCGGTGCATGGGCCCCACCAGGACAGagctccccttctccttgtcgctCGTTCGATCCCGCAGCTTAGGATCCTCCACCCAGTCCACCTTTAATTCAAAGCCTGCAGTTCGCGCCGGACGatcgagagagagagagctaCCGACCGGCACTGGCATTGCTACGGATACAGAGATATTGTTCTTTGCAAATACCGTCCCGGCCGGATgcctggtgttgttgctgctgctgctgctgctgccgtgCATGTCGCTTCCAAAAGCTCCCGCAGATTACATTGCAAGATACCactggctgctgctgccgcctgCACTGGGCGGACACTGGACCCGAATGCACCTCGCTTGGCTCCGTGGTCAAAAGACTCCAAAATACCTACGGAGTAGTATATCAAAATCTACCTGCAATACCTAGACTCCTGGCCAATGATAGCAGCAGTGTCTGATTACAACTGATATCCATTTCTATCATCAGTCTTCAACAACGTCCGTGGCCAGTGCGGTCTGCAGTGCAGTCAGTTCCAGCACCACGGCGCTGTGCAAGGGTGTCGATTCACCCACCActgccccccttcccaatccAGACACGACTAGGTTGCGCTGGGTAATAATCGCAAAACTGGCCGGTCACCCTCCCGTCCGCCAGCCAGCCGAGAGCtgcccttcttttttttcttcctctccctccttttcctgGCCCCGACCTCCATTGTTGACCAAACTTGACAATTTTCTATTCTCTGGAAGGGAATCTCGCGAATTGCAACCCCAGTGTTGCGATCGGtagtcttgtcttgtcttgtcttgtcttgtctgctctgctctgctctgcttggGCCTCCCTTCTTGCTcgcctctccccccctctctctccacttGCTTTCCGATAGTCATTTCATTCAGCAGCGTCGGGCCCTTGCCTAGCTGTTTTACTGGCCCGGCACACCCACCCCTGGAGCTCGCATTCTTCCCCAAGAGAACTCCTGCATCCATTCAACCACACCCTAACCTTCAAACTAGCACCTGCTGTCTCAATCCTGCCGACATCGACAATCGTCGTCGACTGCCACCACCCGCGCGCGCCCATTCGTCAATCGGCCCCCCGCCCCATTGCAGAGACGattgaccaccaccgcaaagCACCGCAGAGATGGATCCAGGCCGACCGAACGATGTATCGCCCGAGGCGATGCAGGCACGCATCCAGCAGGCGCGTCGCGAGGCTGAGACTCTCAAGGACAGAatcaagagaaagaaggaggagttggccGACACGACGCGTGAGTAAATGAATGACATTTTGTTCATCCGTCGCCCATTGATTGCCGACTGTGTCTCCCGACACcgtcgccgccatcgccgcgCCCCCCTTTGTGCGATTGAATGAACTGCTGCTTACGCCATCATGTTTGCCACCTCTAGTCcgcgccgtcgccgcccagGCCCACGAGCAGATCCCAAAGAACCAGCtgatgaggacgaagagAACACTGAAGGGCCATCTCGCAAAGATCTATGCGATGCACTGGTCGACCGACCGAAGACACCTCGTTTCTGCTTCACAAGACGGCAAGCTCATCATCTGGGACGCCTACACAACAAACAAGGTGCACGCCATCCCCCTCCGATCATCATGGGTCATGACCTGCGCCTACGCCCCGAGCGGCAACTACGTCGCCTGCGGTGGTCTCGACAACATCTGCTCCATCTACAACCTCAACCAGAGCCGTGACGGGCCCACGCGCGTCGCCAGGGAACTGTCGGGCCACGCCGGCTATCTTTCCTGCTGCCGTTTCATCAACGACCGGAGCATCCTCACCTCGTCGGGCGACATGACTTGCATGAAGTGGGACATCGAGACGGGCACAAAGGTGGTCGAATTCGCCGACCACTTGGGAGATGTCATGAGCATCAGCTTGAACccaacaaaccaaaacaCTTTCATCTCGGGTGCCTGCGACGCCTTCGCTAAGCTTTGGGATATCCGCGCCGGCAAGGCCGTGCAGACGTTTGCCGGTCACGAATCcgacatcaacgccatccaGTTTTTCCCCGACGGCCACTCTTTTGTAACAGGTTCCGATGATGCCACCTGCCGATTATTCGACATCCGTGCCGACAGGGAATTGAACTTTTATGGGGTGAGCAGCGAACCCTGTCTTGTCTAAATTTGCAACTTATCAATACTAATGTGGCTTGATAGTCCGAGTCGATCCTGTGCGGTATCACCTCGGTGGCCACCTCTGTATCTGGCAGGCTGCTGTTTGCTGGTTATGATGATTTCGAGTGCAAGGTAGGACAGaccgaaaaagaaaaagaaaaaaaaattccCCTGCGTGCGCAAAGTTTGTGAGGCTAACCGTCGGTAATAAGGTTTGGGATGTTACCCGGGGTGAAAAGGTTGGCTCTCTCGTAGGCCACGAAAACCGTGTCAGCTGCTTGGGAGTTTCCAACGACGGTATAAGTTTGTGCACCGGTTCATGGGACGCTTTCGTAAGACCTCACCTCTTCCGATCTTCCGGATCTGTGACACCATGTCTTTTCAACAAAATACTAACAACCGCAACAGCTCAAGGTTTGGGCCTACTAGAAGCCCAACCGTGTGATGCCGATAAACGAACTGTCCTCCCATATGGATACCCGACCCCCACCAATGAGCCGCCtaaaagaagagaggatTAATCGAGTGCCCCTACTATGTTGTTTCTAATTCAATCTGTCAACACACGCCCTTTTTTTAATCACACCGATCCGGCGTGGACTGCACAGGACGAAGTCACGATATTACCCCCCTGCGCTTttcatttttcttttggcCACACAACGacacaataacaacaacaacaacaacaacaactcgcCCTCGCTCACTCACACACATATACATACACAACACGAAAGTCTCGGTTGTCCACTTATTCTAGTGTGTTTTTGGGTGGTATAAACTGGGTTTCTTCTCACTTAACTGGCTCCTGGCTTTTATGTTTTATTGCGGTGCGGGGGTTAAATGTTTGTTTTATTGCAAAAAaagatctttttttttttttttgctcttgaCGAAACTAACTTGAGGGCCCGAGGAACAGGATTGTATAGgtagggagggaggggagataGCAAGGGaacggggttggtgggtggtggtgttagAGAAcgaaggaaggaagggggagaagttgagagtggtggtgtttgggatggGTTATGGTGtggggggaaaagaagaactttttgtcgttggtgggggggggggaatcCCTAAGGGTGTTTTTTTCCTGATTatctttttattttcttaTTTTTGTTGGTCTTTTTTTATCTTACAACTTACTGTGTCCCCTTTCTTCTACAACTTTGCTAACTAACCACACTTAACACACATTACCACCACTTGATATTTTCTCTTGCACCATAGTTCTTGGCGgggtttgttctttttttattttgtaaacttttttgttttgtttgagtTTTGTATGGGGAGGATTGGGGGGCCGAgagaagggaggagggcgtgGAGAGGAAACGTGGTGGGCGCGGAATGGGTGGGATTGTAGTAGATCAATGGATGTTTTAAACTAATGATGGGTTGATGCGTATGAAGTTGTGTGTGCTGATGGTTACATTCGGGAAAGCACTGTGGTTGTCTTTTTTGCTCTGGCGTAAACGTTCTGGAAACCTGGTGGGTAAGTACTACGAACATTTTCGCCATAAAAGTGCAGTctgatggggaggagcagagatACTAGTTCAACAACACTCCCAGGACGTCGTTCTAGATGAGAGAGACGAAAAGGAGAgagttgatgttggcgagaTCCTGTGAGCATGGACAACAAACCACAAAACAAACGGAGtaaaggaagaaaaagcaaaagaggGACGAGTGTTTGATCGGCAACAACCTGCCCTGTGTTTTATAGCACCATCCCACTGTATTGTCGAGTATGCCTAGGTATGAAAGGTGGTGAATTCTGGACTGATACGGTCCCCTCCACCAGGATAATAATGAGGAGATAGCAATGAGACAATAACTGAATCTCTTGGAGGATTATGGCTTCCAACGGAGGGTATCGTTGGgtatctacctaccttgctTATCAAGCTCGTTTTCCCCTGCTGGGTCCAATACCTAGCTAGATGCATAAAGCCCTGAGATTTCAGTCATTTCTGGTAGAGGATTTATCTACTTGTTATTTTCAGTATTTCTTTTCTGGCAACAGGAGACTGTGTGTTGGGGTCTATGTCTTGGCGTTGTGCTTCAAGGGATCTCTAGCTTTATGCTCAATCCACAACCCTTTCGAGATATTGAGCGCCTTTCCAGGTCGTCCAACGTCTCCTGGGGACGTTTTAGCTCTCTTGTCATAAAGACTCGAACAATGCGTACCGTAGtcacctaggtacctaggtaccctGGTATGGTTATCAATAATCTACTTGCTTTGCGGTACCACCATTCTTGACCAAATTGTAGTTGAGTACTCGACTCGGGAGATCCCAGCCTCGCTCTGCGTAAACACTGGGCTTGTCAATGCAGAAGGTAAACGAAGCTCACGAGATATACCTATGGCTCGTTGTATGGTAGTAATAAGCTGGCCACCGATTTTGTCGTGGTGTTTTAATGTCGTGCTTTCACCAGCTTGAGGCACTTGAATATAGAACTAGCTTGTAACCATCTTTGGCGATGTGGAAGTCTTTTATGGGATATAATGACTTTGTGATGAGAAGATTGCCAACTACTTGAGATTGTTTACTCTCAGTGCTTACACATGAGAGTGGAAACTAAGGCATGGAAGAATACTTGGTCTTAATGCGGTCTTATTAGAGGCGATGTACTTTTGCGAAATAACTGCCACTGGCTTGGATGCTTCAGCATAGGGTGTGTAGTTCCTGGTCAACCGTTATCAGGGTGTCCCAGCCTAGGAATAGATCCCTTCCAAGACACGGCGTTCACCGATGGCAAACTTGATTCAAACAGCTCAAGAACCTGATCGTTCTTGCGAGCTGGCTGATGTCATGTGGGGCCATGTCTATCCTTCATGCCTTGATGTTCTTCCGCGACGAAGATCCTGCCCGAGGTCCATGGAGATAGGTATCTGACGCCTGCCCAACTGTTTGAGATAGACTCAAGGAAACGATACTGTAGATCGGCGCTTTACAGTCCCTATTGTCATGATGCAGGTGGTTTGGGTATGACTAACACGGACTCCGAGAACGAACCGTGTTAAGTTGTCCCGTTCTTGAGATTTTCAGGATCATGCACTACATATACCACAAGAAGCCTGAGCGTCGGGACTCGACAGACATCTACCAACCTTCTCGCCGTGTCCGGCCTGTGCGCTGAGCACATTCATCCGTAGGACCGCAGAATCCAATAACTCCTTTTAGATACAGGGAAGGTGACATGATCCTTATGCAGGTACTATCGAGACGTGCTTAGGCCCGGTGCGGAACCATACGGGCGGTGACGCTCAGGGCCACGGCATCGGTGGTCTCGGAGGCTTCACGTCTCGAAATGGAAGGCTTCtggaaagaaggaaaaaTCAGACAGGGTGGAAACACGCTAAACCTGATTTCTGGATAAACCCCACCCTCCTGCATCGTGCGGACTGGGGTCTGGGGAAACAAGGGCAAGCAAAAAAAGTGAAACACAGCATGAAACGTGTGCGATGGAGATCTGGCCAGGAACAGGACGTTGATCTGATTTTTGCCGGCTACCGATGGCGAAGAGTTCGTACTCGGCGCCGAGATCTTGCCTCGTATGAGATCATTCATTCGGCTGATGAGGAAGCAAACTGTTGGGCAGTGAGTAGTGTTATAGTGAGCATGACGTTTGATTTGGTTGTTCGGAGGAACCATAGAGCCTTGAACAGTGTTCTTCCGTGTTTGATGTATTGTATGGAGCACAGGACGAGGATTCAGGatcctcgccctcgggtTCTCCTTGAGGGAGTGTGGAAATAATATGCATGAAGCTCAGCCTCAGCAATGCAGAAATTCCCATAGATCGGAAATCTTTGAATGCCGTCGAAATCCTGGAGATCCTCGGCCTGGGGTCGCACGTTCTGGCCCTACACACTAACCTCCACGAGGGTGGTTTGTTCTGCCGAAAGATGCTGCGCTTtgctccccaaccccctcaatTCAAGTCACTAGCAATGTGCTTCTCACCGACTCGTTACTTGTAGGCGAGGCCGGTACGTTCTCCATATCGCCAATGTTCGATTGGCCGCTTGAACAGGAACCAGGAGGGCTGAAGATGCTTGAACTCTTACCATATAATAGCGATTATCTAAGATTATCTAGCAGCTCCATCTCGCTCTGAATCAGAACTCACAAACAATTGTTGTTGGCCCTTGGCCGTTCAACATTCAACGTCGtgcccctccaagcctcTCTCACGCCACGTTTGTAAAATTCTGCGCCGTCGAGCAAATCTCCCGTG includes:
- the STE4 gene encoding G protein subunit beta (BUSCO:EOG092645OU; EggNog:ENOG503NUGZ; COG:S), with the protein product MDPGRPNDVSPEAMQARIQQARREAETLKDRIKRKKEELADTTLRAVAAQAHEQIPKNQLMRTKRTLKGHLAKIYAMHWSTDRRHLVSASQDGKLIIWDAYTTNKVHAIPLRSSWVMTCAYAPSGNYVACGGLDNICSIYNLNQSRDGPTRVARELSGHAGYLSCCRFINDRSILTSSGDMTCMKWDIETGTKVVEFADHLGDVMSISLNPTNQNTFISGACDAFAKLWDIRAGKAVQTFAGHESDINAIQFFPDGHSFVTGSDDATCRLFDIRADRELNFYGSESILCGITSVATSVSGRLLFAGYDDFECKVWDVTRGEKVGSLVGHENRVSCLGVSNDGISLCTGSWDAFLKVWAY